A stretch of Henckelia pumila isolate YLH828 chromosome 4, ASM3356847v2, whole genome shotgun sequence DNA encodes these proteins:
- the LOC140894773 gene encoding serine/threonine-protein kinase BSK2-like, translated as MGCLQSKTANVHSPDQESSQPDSKPDLGNGEPVDQDQVPAFKEFGLAELRAATNGFSSELIVSESGEKAPNVVYRGKLRSNRLVAIKRFSKQSWPDAHQFVVEAAGVGKVRHKRLVNLIGCCAEGDERLLVAEYMPNDTLSKHLFHWDKQPLPWEMRVRVAYHIGQALDYCNSENRKIYHDLNAYRVLFDEDGDPRLSSFGLMKNSRDGKSYSTNLAYTPPEFLRTGRVIPESVIYSYGTVLLDLLSGKHIPPSHALDLIRGKNLLLLMDSSLEGQYATEDATALVELASKCLQYEARERPDFKFVLTAAAPLQKQKEVASHVLMGLTRTPVVLPTMFSPLGKACARIDLTAVHDILLKTGYKDEEGADSELSFQEWTQQVQDMLNTKKFGDVAFRDKDFKNAVDYYSKLVSMMSVPSGTVFVRRAFSYLMIGQPELALRDAMQAQVCLPEWPTAFYVQALALSKLGMEIDAQDMLNDGASFETKKQNSWRS; from the exons ATGGGCTGTTTGCAGTCCAAGACTGCCAATGTCCACTCCCCTGACCAGGAATCTTCACAGCCTGACTCAAAACCGGATCTGG GGAATGGTGAGCCAGTGGATCAAGATCAAGTCCCTGCATTCAAAGAATTTGGGCTTGCAGAACTTCGCGCAGCAACGAATGGATTCAGCAGCGAGCTGATAGTTTCAGAGAGTGGGGAGAAGGCACCTAACGTTGTCTATAGAGGGAAACTTCGAAGTAATCGGCTTGTTGCTATTAAGCGCTTCTCAAAGCAGTCTTGGCCTGATGCTCACCAGTTTGTG GTTGAAGCTGCTGGAGTTGGCAAGGTTAGACATAAAAGACTAGTGAACTTAATTGGATGTTGTGCGGAAGGGGATGAACGCCTATTGGTTGCCGAATATATGCCCAATGATACACTTTCAAAGCATCTCTTTCATT GGGATAAACAGCCTTTACCATGGGAAATGCGCGTGCGAGTTGCATACCACATCGGACAAGCTCTTGACTACTGCAATTCTGAAAATCGCAAAATCTATCACGACTTAAATGCTTACAGAGTTCTTTTTGATGAG GATGGTGACCCTCGACTATCCAGTTTTGGCTTGATGAAAAACAGTAGGGACGGAAAGAGTTATAGCACCAATTTAGCTTACACTCCTCCTGAATTTTTGCGGACAG GCAGGGTGATCCCAGAGAGTGTGATATATAGCTACGGAACCGTTCTTCTGGACCTTCTGAGTGGAAAGCATATTCCACCTAGCCAT GCATTAGATTTGATAAGAGGAAAAAATCTTCTGTTGCTAATGGACTCGTCTCTGGAAGGACAGTATGCTACTGAAGATGCTACTGCATTAGTTGAACTTGCCTCAAAGTGCCTCCAATATGAGGCAAGAGAAAGGCCCGATTTCAAGTTTGTTCTTACAGCTGCGGCACCTCTTCAGAAGCAAAAAGAG GTTGCATCACATGTACTGATGGGTTTAACAAGAACCCCTGTGGTTCTCCCAACCATGTTTTCTCCTCTTGGAAAGGCTTGTGCGAGGATCGACCTTACTGCCGTTCATGACATCTTGCTCAAAACAGGCTATAAAGATGAAGAGGGTGCAGACAGTGAG CTCTCTTTCCAAGAATGGACACAACAAGTTCAGGATATGCTAAATACGAAGAAATTTGGCGATGTTGCATTTAGAGACAAAGATTTCAAGAATGCAGTTGACTACTACTCCAAG CTAGTATCGATGATGTCTGTGCCTTCTGGCACGGTTTTTGTGAGACGGGCGTTTTCCTACTTAATGATAGGCCAACCCGAACTAGCATTGAGGGATGCTATGCAGGCTCAAGTTTGCTTGCCTGAGTGGCCTACAGCCTTCTACGTGCAAGCTCTGGCCCTTTCTAAGCTTGGAATGGAGATCGATGCTCAAGACATGCTCAACGATGGAGCTTCATTCGAAACTAAGAAGCAAAATAGTTGGCGTAGCTGA